Within the Microcebus murinus isolate Inina chromosome 16, M.murinus_Inina_mat1.0, whole genome shotgun sequence genome, the region CTCCAGCTGAAAGATTTCCCACATTCAGTACATTcaaagggtttctctccagtatgagttcTCTGATGTCCAATAAGATGGGAGTTCCAGTTGAAagatttcccacattcattacatacataaggtttttctcctgtatgaattctcttatgtacAATAAGATGAGAATTCCAgctgaaggcttttccacatttattacattcatagggttttatTCCAGTGTGAGTCCGTTCATGCTTAGTAAGGGCTGAACGATTCCTAAACACTTTTCCACATTTCtcacattcatagggtttctctccagtatgagttTTCTTATGTTGAATAAGGTAAGAGCTCCAAATGAAAGACGTACCACATTCATTATATTCACAGGGTTTCTCTGCAGTGTAAGCACTTGTATGTTGAGTAAGGAATGAGTCATATCCAAAAACTTTTTCCCACTCATTGCATTTATATGTTTTCTCTACAGTACCAATTTTTTGATGTTCCATAAAGGATGAGAAGTAAAAGATATTCTCATATTCTTTGTAATCATACTGGTTTCCTCCAATATGCAGTCTTGGATGTTCATTAAATGATGGGCTCTGGTTAAAGATTTGATGGCATTCCTTATATTCATAGAGTTTTTCTCCTGTATGCATTCCTTTATGATCACCAAAATGTATTATATGATTGAAAGATTTAACAGCATCAGTACATCTGAAAAGATTATCTCTGGTTTGCACTCCTATAGGGTCAATAGGTTTAACAGACTGGTAGAAGGCTTTGTCATAATCATTATTTTCACAGGTAATGTTATCTGCATACATTATGGCTGAGTTACATCTCCAATTTTCAGCATGTGTATCAGGCTTATAGAAATGTTCTATCTGAGAAACTCCCTGAGATGGAACAAAGTTTACGTTCTGGCTACACTCTGCCCCAAGTTCAGAGAATTCAGAGCTTCTTTGAGACAGTACTTGCTTTTCCATGAAGACCATTTGCCTCATAGCTGTACTCTGGTTCATGTGATACATTTCTAATTGGTCTTTACATCCCAAAACTTCTAACCTGGAGAACCAAGGATCATTCCATATGTATCTTTCCAACTTCATGCCATGGGATTGTTCTTCCTCAAAAATGCTCTGTGTTGGGATCAATGCTTTGCTTTCAAGATTTCTCACCCATTCTGAAATAGACAGAAAAAAGCTGTGAGAGCATAGAAAAGGCCTTAGAATAGAGAAAGTTGAGATTTATTGTCCATATTATCAAAAAGGCAAGtatgaatttcttttcaaatacacaCTTGGAATCCAGAGAAAGATCAtaatcaggaagaagaaaatagtaaaaagtgAACACTAGTTAACCAGATTACAAAGTGTGTGCTAAAAACTAATAAAACCATATAAAAGTACTTTCCCATGAAGAGGAAGACCAGAATAAGAGTGTGTAGGAAAAAGTTAACTCTACGGGCCTGAGTGGCTCAAAACTTGCACATTCCCAAGATGGCCTGTGTCATGACCGGCCCTTAACCAACTTCTGGGAACCAAGATCTTGGAATAttctcataaaaatgttttatgtgctCAATGTTATGAAGCACACTGTGCCAACTTCTCTAGATAGTTTGTGCAAAAAGTGTCATTTATAGAGTGAACACTTGCTTTTCTTCTGGAGCGTCTGGAGTTTCAGTGATTGCAGTCAAGTCACATAAGCACTGTGTCCCTAGATAAGCAACCCCCAATAAATACCCTGGATTCCTAGGCTCAGGCAAGTTTCCTAGCAGACAATATTTCACAACATGTTGTCACAACTCCTTGCAGAAGGAATTAAATGTGCCCTGTGTACCTCTACTAGGAAAGGACTACTTCAAGTTTGCACCAGCTCTAACTCCATGCACCTTCTTCCCTTTAGTGATATTGCTGTGTATCCTTTTATGGTAACAAACCATAATCCTAGGTATTATGAAAAAaagctccacatctctaatcattagggaaatgcaaatcaaaaccacaatgagatatcacctaactccagtgagaatcgCTTTTattcaaaaaatccccaaacaggccaggtgtggtggttcatgcctgtaaacctagcactctgggaggctgaggtggacagatcactcagggtcaggagttcaggaccagcatgagcaagagtgagacctcgtctctactaaaaatagaaagaaattaatggccaactaaaaatatatttaaaaaattagccaggcatggtggtgcatgcctgtagtcccagctactcaggaggctgaggcagtaggatctcttgagcccaggagtttgaggttgctgtgagctaggctgacaccatggcactctagcctggacaacagagtgagactcttgtctcaaaaaaaaaaaaaaaaaatctctaaacagactgggtgcagtggctcatacctgtaatactagcactctggaaggccaaggcaggaggatcacttaaagtcaggagctcaagaccaatttgagcaagagcaagaccctatctctacttaaaatagaaaaatattagtcaggcaactaaaaatagaaaaaattaggtgggcatgatggtacacgcctgtagtcccagctactcaggaggctgaggcataaggaccacttgagcccagtaatttGAGGTTTCAGCGAGCTAGGCTattgccacggcactctagcccaggtaacaaagcgacactctgtcttaaaaaaattccaaaacaacaaatgctggtgtggatgcagagagataggaacacttatacactgttggtgggactgccaactagTACCTCTAAGGAAAGTAGTATGGAGCCACCTCaaagacctaccatttgatccaataatcccaccatttggtatttacccaaaggaaaaaaggacatgttataaaaaagacacctgtacccgaatgtttatcgcagcacaattcacaattgcaaagatgtggaaacaacccaagtgtctatcaattcatgcatggattaataaaatatggtatatgtataccatggattactatttagctttaagaaacgatgatatagcacctcctgtattttcctgtatagagctggaacccattctactaa harbors:
- the ZNF606 gene encoding zinc finger protein 606 isoform X2, whose product is MPSTHGPPGVPLWTSLGGWQLLIRGPPGEPVTFKDVAVDFTQEEWGQLDLVQRTLYRDVMLETYGHLLSVGNQITKPEVISLLEQGEEPWSVEQAYPQSTCPEWVRNLESKALIPTQSIFEEEQSHGMKLERYIWNDPWFSRLEVLGCKDQLEMYHMNQSTAMRQMVFMEKQVLSQRSSEFSELGAECSQNVNFVPSQGVSQIEHFYKPDTHAENWRCNSAIMYADNITCENNDYDKAFYQSVKPIDPIGVQTRDNLFRCTDAVKSFNHIIHFGDHKGMHTGEKLYEYKECHQIFNQSPSFNEHPRLHIGGNQYDYKEYENIFYFSSFMEHQKIGTVEKTYKCNEWEKVFGYDSFLTQHTSAYTAEKPCEYNECGTSFIWSSYLIQHKKTHTGEKPYECEKCGKVFRNRSALTKHERTHTGIKPYECNKCGKAFSWNSHLIVHKRIHTGEKPYVCNECGKSFNWNSHLIGHQRTHTGEKPFECTECGKSFSWSSHLIAHMRMHTGEKPFKCDECEKAFRDYSALTKHERTHSGAKPYKCTECGKSFSWSSHLIAHQRTHTGEKPYNCQECGKAFRERSALTKHEIIHSGIKPYECNKCGKSCSQMAHLVRHQRTHTGEKPYECNKCGKSFSQSCHLVAHRRIHTGEKPYKCNQCERSFNCSSHLIAHRRTHTGEKPYRCNECGKAFNESSSLIVHLRNHTGEKPYKCNHCEKAFCKNSSLIIHQRMHSGEKRFICNECGKAFSGHSALLQHQRNHNEEKLN